The following are encoded together in the Raineyella sp. LH-20 genome:
- a CDS encoding TetR/AcrR family transcriptional regulator C-terminal domain-containing protein produces the protein MSLSRADVLAKAVEILDTYGLADLTMRRLATALHVQPGALYWHYANKQELLAAVTDHILAGVCTPGPDDPWQQALLDWSVSLRATLLTHRDGADLTSSALALSLGTLRPQEPLVRLLTAAGLDTADAEAIGETALHLTLGLTLNEQSRTQAAALGVIDGPAPDDGNRLELGIDLLARGVSARFGI, from the coding sequence ATGTCATTGAGCCGGGCGGATGTCCTCGCCAAGGCCGTCGAGATCCTCGACACGTACGGGCTGGCGGACCTGACGATGCGCCGGCTGGCGACCGCCCTGCACGTCCAGCCGGGCGCCCTCTACTGGCACTACGCCAACAAACAGGAACTGCTCGCTGCCGTCACCGACCACATCCTCGCCGGGGTCTGCACCCCCGGGCCCGACGATCCCTGGCAACAGGCCCTGCTCGACTGGTCGGTGTCGCTGCGCGCTACCTTGCTGACCCATCGCGACGGGGCCGACCTCACCTCGTCGGCGCTGGCGCTGAGCCTGGGCACGCTGCGCCCGCAGGAGCCCCTCGTACGCCTGCTGACCGCAGCCGGCCTGGACACCGCCGATGCCGAGGCGATCGGCGAGACGGCCCTCCATCTCACCCTCGGGCTGACCCTCAACGAGCAGTCACGCACCCAGGCGGCGGCCCTCGGGGTGATCGACGGGCCGGCACCGGACGACGGGAATCGGTTGGAACTGGGCATCGACCTGCTGGCGCGGGGCGTGAGCGCGCGGTTCGGGATCTGA
- the bioB gene encoding biotin synthase BioB, which yields MASQDLSTAERVAVGPEGVAAHDRSTDVAAHDRSADPEGASPHDGSADPEGVAAHDGSADSEGLVDPEALADRVLAGGAVTEEEAVALLGVPDAEVLGLVHAAGRLRRHWFGNSVKLNYLVNLKSGRCAEDCGYCSQRLGSEADVLNYPWLSTDEAVRAARAGMDAGARRVCLVSSGRSPSNRDLDRVGDIVDGLRQADADVEVCACLGLLKEGQAERLAAAGVDAYNHNLNTAASHYDDICSTHTYADREDTVGRAHGAGLSACSGLIAGMGETAAELVDVTFALRRIGSDSVPVNFLMPFDGTPLAGSHTLAPLDCLRILAMVRFVHPDTEVRIAGGREDSLRSLQPLGLEVANSIFLGDYLTSEGQAGAADLQMIADAGFVPVGEKDDPAYGAAQTGQARQAAQTAQAAQTAPGTPGAQTAPGTQATPAIRRRGAGTALAPNA from the coding sequence ATGGCCAGCCAGGACCTGTCCACCGCCGAACGAGTGGCCGTCGGCCCCGAGGGGGTCGCCGCTCACGATCGGTCGACCGATGTCGCCGCTCACGATCGGTCGGCCGATCCCGAGGGCGCCTCACCTCACGATGGGTCGGCCGATCCCGAGGGGGTCGCCGCTCACGATGGGTCGGCCGATTCCGAGGGGTTGGTTGACCCCGAGGCGCTCGCTGATCGCGTGCTGGCTGGGGGAGCGGTGACCGAGGAGGAGGCGGTGGCCCTGCTCGGTGTGCCCGACGCCGAGGTGCTCGGCCTGGTCCACGCGGCCGGACGGCTCCGCCGCCACTGGTTCGGCAACTCGGTCAAGCTCAACTACCTGGTCAACCTCAAGTCGGGGCGGTGCGCCGAGGACTGCGGGTACTGCTCGCAGCGGCTCGGTTCCGAGGCCGATGTGCTCAACTATCCCTGGTTGTCCACCGACGAGGCGGTCCGGGCCGCGCGGGCCGGGATGGATGCCGGCGCCCGCCGGGTCTGCCTGGTCTCCTCCGGCCGCAGTCCCTCCAACCGCGATCTCGACCGGGTCGGCGACATCGTCGACGGGCTGAGGCAGGCCGACGCTGATGTCGAGGTGTGCGCCTGCCTCGGGCTGCTCAAGGAGGGCCAGGCGGAGCGGCTCGCCGCGGCCGGCGTCGACGCGTACAACCACAACCTCAACACCGCCGCGTCCCACTACGACGACATCTGCTCCACCCACACGTACGCCGACCGGGAGGACACCGTCGGCAGGGCGCACGGCGCCGGACTGTCGGCCTGCTCCGGCCTGATCGCCGGAATGGGAGAGACCGCCGCGGAACTGGTCGACGTCACCTTCGCGCTGCGCCGGATCGGCTCGGACTCGGTGCCGGTCAACTTCCTGATGCCCTTCGACGGCACCCCGCTGGCGGGCAGTCACACCCTCGCCCCGCTCGACTGCCTGCGGATCCTCGCCATGGTGCGCTTCGTGCACCCGGACACGGAGGTCCGGATCGCCGGCGGCCGGGAGGACAGCCTGCGCTCCCTGCAGCCTCTGGGACTGGAGGTCGCCAACTCGATCTTCCTCGGCGACTACCTGACCTCCGAGGGACAGGCCGGCGCAGCCGACCTGCAGATGATCGCCGACGCCGGCTTCGTGCCGGTCGGGGAAAAGGATGATCCGGCGTACGGAGCCGCCCAGACCGGGCAGGCCCGTCAGGCCGCCCAGACCGCGCAGGCAGCCCAGACCGCGCCGGGCACCCCGGGGGCCCAGACCGCGCCGGGCACCCAGGCGACGCCGGCGATCCGCCGCCGGGGCGCCGGAACCGCGCTGGCCCCCAACGCCTGA